From the Pyrinomonadaceae bacterium genome, one window contains:
- the rplD gene encoding 50S ribosomal protein L4: MPTVKILDLTSKEIGEIELNDMVFGVPLNEPLIHEAVRSYQANRRQGTSATKTRGDVSGAGRKLWKQKGTGRARIASLRSPLWKGGGNVHGPQPRDWSYSLPKKMRKRAICSAISERLREGNLIIVSELKFDSPKTREFISTLGSLKLGGKTLIVDSLKNTNLMLASRNVQSTKVVNSYGVNIYDIVNHQKVVLTPKTVEELTGILQPRAKDDEERGFRPRDVQDGEARPARRMPGNRGAQA; the protein is encoded by the coding sequence ATGCCAACAGTTAAAATTCTCGATCTAACGAGCAAAGAAATCGGCGAGATCGAGTTGAATGACATGGTCTTTGGCGTGCCTCTCAACGAGCCGTTGATTCACGAAGCGGTACGGAGCTATCAGGCGAATCGGCGACAGGGCACGTCCGCGACAAAAACGCGTGGTGATGTCTCGGGCGCCGGCCGCAAACTGTGGAAGCAGAAAGGCACGGGCCGCGCGCGCATCGCCAGCCTGCGTTCGCCGCTTTGGAAAGGCGGCGGTAACGTGCACGGACCGCAACCGCGCGACTGGTCGTACAGCCTGCCGAAGAAGATGCGCAAGCGCGCGATCTGTTCGGCGATCTCTGAACGGTTGCGTGAAGGAAACTTAATTATCGTAAGCGAGTTGAAATTCGATTCCCCCAAGACGCGTGAATTCATCAGCACGCTGGGCAGTCTGAAGTTGGGTGGGAAGACCTTGATCGTTGATTCGCTCAAGAATACGAACCTGATGCTCGCGTCGCGCAATGTGCAGAGCACGAAGGTGGTAAACAGCTACGGCGTGAACATCTACGACATTGTGAATCATCAGAAAGTCGTGCTGACGCCGAAGACGGTGGAAGAGCTGACCGGGATTTTGCAGCCGCGCGCCAAGGACGACGAGGAGCGAGGCTTCCGTCCGCGCGACGTTCAAGATGGCGAAGCGCGACCCGCGCGCAGAATGCCGGGGAACAGAGGAGCGCAAGCGTAA
- the rplW gene encoding 50S ribosomal protein L23, translating into MRTVWDIIKSPVITEKALVAKEETQDHRQLLTFRVDRRATKPEIKSAVETIFQVKVDAVRTANFMGKMARRGRFEGRKPSWKKAYVTLKKGEKPVDYGEAI; encoded by the coding sequence ATGCGAACTGTTTGGGACATTATTAAGTCGCCGGTGATTACCGAAAAGGCACTGGTGGCGAAGGAAGAGACGCAGGATCATCGGCAGCTTTTGACGTTCCGCGTCGATCGACGCGCAACCAAGCCTGAGATCAAAAGCGCGGTCGAGACCATCTTTCAGGTGAAGGTCGATGCAGTGCGCACGGCTAATTTCATGGGCAAGATGGCGCGCCGCGGACGCTTCGAAGGCCGCAAGCCTTCCTGGAAGAAAGCTTACGTAACCCTTAAGAAGGGTGAGAAGCCGGTTGACTACGGTGAGGCAATCTAA